From Argopecten irradians isolate NY chromosome 3, Ai_NY, whole genome shotgun sequence:
taaaataaataacatctaATAGAAAGTcgctataaaattgtttttttagcAAAGTATGTCAGTTCACTGTACAACCGACTAAAATAATGACCATTACAATCTCTACTCGTCCTATCACACGTATCAGTACTACAGGTAGATGGGCATTTGGATGAACAATCTGTATGGCCGTAAAATCCAACTCGACAGGctgaaataatattcatttaaaagACAAATTTCTTATTgctttaaatgaataaataaaacaaatatttattatcttCATTTGGATGAACAATCTGTATGGCCGTAAAATTCGACTCGACAGGctgatataatattcatttaaaagACAAATTTCTAATTgctttaaatgaataaataaaacaaatctttattatcttttttaatcTGGAAATCCCATAGCACAACATGTATCCCTAAACACTATCCATGCAGTCTGAAAACCAGTATGATTTCGTTTGAATACAATCAATTTTGAGACGACATCCTAAATATTCTAATTTCATAATATTGTTTAGAAATAAACAGGGTGATATCCTTTATAAATTTGGCTGTACTTCTATCAGTATTTACGATGATTGTAACAGTGAATTAAACCCAAAAGACTCGTTATCATAATTATGTATCAGCTTCACATAAAACTGGACAATAGTGATTGTTTCAAACTACTTCTTCAATTTCTAACGTGGAGTATTATAGAATAAAACAACATCCGCTTTGGTATCatggtattttttatctttgtGGTAGTTTTACCGCGACAAAGCAggtatatttttatcattgaaGCATTCGAAAAAACGTACAATAAGACAGTAAGTCAAAACAACATTAACAGTTTGGGAATCAGCAAACAGAAAAGTATTATTATCTTACCGTCACAATTTCCATAAGAGTTACACGGACCAGCACAATTGTCCGGACAAGGTCTACAGACCGATTCTCCATATATCTTATATGTGTTGGTACCACAGTCTTTGAATCAagacaaacataaacaaaatattagtttattGAGCATCGGTagacaatatacatgtatatattattattatactttataatgttcagaaatatatatcttcTTGCCTTGCATGTATTTAGCAGtagacattatatataaatcataatacATACACAAgtactgtaacaattaaatgTACGTACATAAACAGTCACCATATGTAGGGTCACAAAGGCCACCCGGACAATTAGGAGAACAGGTTTGATCACAGTTTCCATTTCCGTATGTCCCCACTTCACATCCTGTAACACATGAATAGTGGCGTCTGCTGTAGTCTACTTAATATGTAATCATGGCATGATATAAGACAATGAGTATCCGTAGGACGAATAATTATATACATCGTACTAACAAATGGTTATTGATTGAAATGCGTGTAGTTATgttgtaaatacattatatcatcAGTCACTAATGTATGGAACAAGTATAACATGTATAACGATTAATTTCAACATCGTTAgattttttaataaacaaaacTTTACGAAATGTGGagcaaaacaatatatatgatatacaagAAAAGAACAGGTGATTGCTATAtgcttttgaaatattatattatatttagaaatgcgatcttttaattaatttgatccTAGTTTAATGTCAGAATTGGTCATTCTCCAAAGGCCTGTCTATTTCACTTTGATTTGTTTACTAACAATAACCAACACGGTACTAATACATGATCGtccaaaaaaatcataataaggcgtcattttatttgtatgttttgtgccAATCATTAGCAAGGTTTCGCACCAATATAAATCGTTATTACCTTCCTTCTAGTAATACTGTATTTAAGTGAAAAGCAAACATATTGTACCACATTATGGATACAGCCAAGCGTTTCTCTTTCAGGATTTCAGAAAACCATTTTCATGCGTGGATTGTAAATTTACACCTTACATTTACACTAAAATCTTAGTAAAGCTGtttggtattttattttattggtaCGCCAATAAAAATCGTTTGATTATCATTGAGAAGACTAGATTATATTTGAATGACAGTTTCTGTTATTAAGCAGATCATAAATGATCTATTAACTGTTTAACCAACTACACCAAACTACAATAAAACCTCGGTGTTAATTAAATCAATTGTCATTACCCTTATTTGTATTGGCTTCCGAGATACTGATGGCATACTGAAACTGGAGATAATCttagatttgtttttaaaaaaataagttcatacaaattttcatgtctcaatgtcattatttttattgttttattgagaCTACAAAAGATCCCAACTgcaaattttattcattttaagttGATGACGTCGTCTTTCTGTCTGCGTAAT
This genomic window contains:
- the LOC138318790 gene encoding uncharacterized protein, which gives rise to MTGIATMPIWNCVKYKFMDVKWGHTEMETVIKPVLLIVRVAFVTLHMVTVYTVVPTHIRYMENRSVDLVRTIVLVRVTLMEIVTPAKMAFTDTNVDPVAQKPAQIMYVRRIMDIV